The following proteins come from a genomic window of Eubalaena glacialis isolate mEubGla1 chromosome X, mEubGla1.1.hap2.+ XY, whole genome shotgun sequence:
- the LOC133081827 gene encoding LOW QUALITY PROTEIN: polyadenylate-binding protein 1-like (The sequence of the model RefSeq protein was modified relative to this genomic sequence to represent the inferred CDS: inserted 3 bases in 2 codons; substituted 1 base at 1 genomic stop codon), protein MSALVPHFETSSLYLGDLHPEVNEAMMYEKFSTARPILSLRVCRDLVTRCSLGYVHVNFLLRTDTEWTLDTMNLXIINGKPLRITWSQRDPSLCKSGVGNIFIKNLAQSIDNKSLYDTFSVFGNIIFCKVVTDENGSRGFGFVHFEKSEAARRAIAKMNRILLKGSRVFAGQFKPRKEREAELRAQANIFTNVYIKNFGDAIDDECLKEVLGEFGSVLSVRVMTDENGKSKSFGFVSFENFEKAQKAIEGMNGKVLNGNQVYVGRAQNKAERQSELKHKFEQIKQGKLTRRKGANLYVKNLEDDIDNKXLRREFSLFGTITSTRVMMEAGCSKGFGFVSDTSPEEANKAVMAMNGKIVITKPLYVXLAQSKEEHQALLTKNYMERAVALKDGGYSILNTPKAVATSSRNCVPALPQLQCGSAHLCKTVLRAKHHPSRVYWIFYPLSSSST, encoded by the exons ATGAGTGCTTTGGTTCCACACTTTGAAACATCCTCACTGTACCTTGGAGACCTGCATCCCGAAGTGAACGAGGCGATGATGTATGAGAAATTCAGCACTGCCAGGCCGATCCTGTCCCTTAGGGTCTGCCGTGACCTGGTCACTCGCTGCTCCCTGGGCTATGTGCATGTGAACTTCTTGCTGCGGACTGATACCGAGTGGACTCTGGACACTATGAACT GTATTATCAATGGCAAGCCGCTGCGTATTACGTGGTCCCAGCGTGACCCATCACTTTGTAAGAGTGGAGTGGGCAATATATTCATCAAAAATCTTGCCCAGTCTATTGATAACAAGTCCCTTTATGATACATTTTCTGTCTTTGGAAACATTATTTTTTGTAAAGTAGTAACCGATGAAAATGGATCAAGGGGTTTTGGATTTGTGCATTTTGAGAAGTCAGAAGCTGCTAGGAGAGCCATTGCAAAAATGAATAGGATTCTGCTGAAAGGTAGCCGAGTTTTTGCTGGGCAGTTTAAACCTCGCAAAGAAAGGGAAGCAGAACTCAGAGCTCAAGCAAACATATTTACCAATGTCTACATTAAGAATTTTGGAGATGCTATAGATGATGAATGTCTTAAAGAGGTTTTAGGTGAGTTTGGTTCTGTATTAAGTGTGAGAGTTATGACTGACGAAAATGGAAAATCCAAAAGCTTTGGATTTGTGAGTTTTGAGAATTTTGAAAAAGCCCAGAAAGCcattgaaggaatgaatggaaaAGTCCTTAATGGAAATCAAGTTTATGTTGGTAGAGCACAGAACAAAGCTGAGAGACAGTCtgaattaaaacacaaatttgaGCAAATAAAACAGGGTAAACTCACCAGGCGCAAGGGTGCTAATCTTTATGTGAAAAATCTTGAAGATGATATTGATAATAAATGACTGAGAAGAGAATTCTCCCTCTTTGGCACAATCACTAGTACCAGGGTCATGATGGAGGCAGGCTGCAGCAAAGGCTTTGGCTTTGTTAGCGATACATCTCCTGAGGAAGCTAATAAAGCCGTCATGGCAATGAATGGAAAAATTGTGATCACCAAACCACTGTATGT GCTGGCACAAAGCAAGGAGGAGCACCAGGCTCTCCTCACCAAGAACTATATGGAGAGAGCGGTGGCTCTGAAAGATGGAGGTTATTCTATACTCAACACTCCCAAGGCAGTAGCAACATCGTCACGTAACTGTGTGCCTGCTCTTCCTCAGCTTCAATGTGGAAGTGCACATCTTTGTAAGACTGTGCTCAGGGCCAAACATCATCCATCCAGAGTATATTGGATATTCTACCcactcagcagcagcagcacctaA